A single region of the Salvia miltiorrhiza cultivar Shanhuang (shh) chromosome 8, IMPLAD_Smil_shh, whole genome shotgun sequence genome encodes:
- the LOC131000975 gene encoding diaminopimelate decarboxylase 1, chloroplastic-like, whose translation MAASNLLSQPPTVPHRKHVKLCSSPFTTTLISPFKFKPLSASLRARPPRAVLSTPEPQTKKLEHCFAKSDDGFLYCEGVKVEQVMEVAEKRPFYLYSKPQIKRNVEAYKDALEGLNSIIGYAIKANNNLKILELLQSLGCGAVLVSGNELRLALQAGFDPTRCVFNGNGKILEDLVLAAQAGVFVNIDSEFDLENIVAAARISGTKVNVLLRINPDVDPQVHPYVATGNKNSKFGIRNEKLQWFLDAVKAHPKELKLVGAHCHLGSTITKVDIFRDAAVLMVNYIDEIRSQGFEIDYLNIGGGLGIDYYHTGAVLPTPRDLIDTVRELVLSRNLNLIIEPGRSLIANTCCFVNRVTGVKTNGTKNFVVIDGSMAELIRPSLYGAYQHIELVSPSPPNAEISTFDVVGPVCESADFLGKDRELPTPTKGAGLVVHDAGAYCMSMASTYNLKMRPPEYWVEEDGSVSKIRHGETFEDHLRLFEGL comes from the exons ATGGCGGCTTCGAACCTCCTCTCGCAGCCACCAACAGTTCCGCACAGGAAACACGTCAAGCTCTGTTCAAGCCCCTTCACCACAACCCTCATCTCCCCCTTCAAATTCAAGCCCCTTTCAGCTTCTCTCAGAGCCCGCCCTCCGAGGGCAGTCCTCTCAACACCGGAGCCCCAAACCAAGAAATTGGAGCACTGTTTCGCGAAATCGGATGACGGATTCCTATATTGCGAGGGGGTTAAGGTCGAACAAGTGATGGAAGTCGCCGAGAAAAGGCCATTCTACTTGTACAGCAAGCCGCAGATCAAGCGGAATGTCGAGGCCTACAAAGACGCGTTGGAGGGGTTGAATTCCATCATCGGCTACGCGATTAAGGCCAATAATaatctcaaaatcttggagcTTTTGCAGAGTTTGGGGTGTGGAGCTGTTTTGGTTAGTGGAAATGAGCTTAGGTTAGCGCTCCAAGCTGGTTTCGATCCTACAAG GTGTGTATTTAATGGGAATGGAAAGATCTTGGAGGATCTAGTCTTGGCCGCCCAAGCTGGTGTTTTTGTGAACATTGACAGTGAATTCGATTTGGAAAATATTGTGGCCGCTGCTCGAATTTCTGGGACGAAGGTTAATGTGCTTCTGCGCATCAATCCAGATGTTGATCCTCAG GTCCATCCTTATGTCGCAACAGGAAATAAGAACTCCAAGTTTGGTATCAGAAACGAAAAGTTGCAGTGGTTTTTAGATGCGGTGAAGGCACATCCCAAAGAACTGAAACTTGTTGGGGCCCACTGTCACCTTGGTTCTACTATTACAAAG GTAGACATTTTTAGAGATGCTGCAGTTTTGATGGTGAACTACATAGATGAGATCCGATCCCAAGGTTTTGAAATAGATTACTTGAATATTGGAGGTGGGCTGGGGATAGACTATTATCACACTGGAGCTGTCCTTCCGACTCCAAGAGACCTAATCGACACT GTACGTGAATTGGTTCTTTCACGAAATCTCAATCTCATAATTGAACCTGGAAGATCGCTCATTGCCAACACTTGCTGCTTTGTCAATCGTGTCACTGGAGTGAAAACCAATGGGACAAAAAATTTCGTTGTGATTGATGGGAGCATGGCTGAACTTATTCGGCCTAGTTTGTATGGAGCGTATCAG CACATAGAGCTGGTTTCACCTTCACCTCCGAATGCTGAGATCTCGACATTTGATGTAGTCGGACCTGTTTGTGAGTCCGCTGATTTCTTGGGAAAGGATAGGGAACTACCCACACCAACTAAG GGTGCTGGATTGGTAGTTCATGATGCCGGTGCTTACTGCATGAGCATGGCTTCCACTTACAATCTCAAAATGCGACCTCCAGAGTATTGG GTTGAAGAGGATGGATCAGTGTCCAAAATCCGACATGGGGAGACATTCGAAGACCATTTAAGATTGTTTGAGGGACTTTAG
- the LOC131000976 gene encoding uncharacterized protein LOC131000976 has protein sequence MDSINIKMVKANAISRYRRVETLFRVVELLVVAIVVSRFSTKLSGEYFRKISVALISPRSVFLVGNAIVLVLFFKSGRFSGNDFYDEYVEKCRKNEGFHDYKAIPTKMCRSSSDKLVVHGGPELRRSMTEDCRRRRKAEEMSSEEFRRTVEAFIARQQRFLREED, from the coding sequence ATGGATTCAATCAACATAAAGATGGTGAAAGCAAACGCGATTTCAAGGTATCGCCGGGTGGAGACTTTGTTTCGCGTGGTGGAGCTTCTCGTCGTCGCGATCGTCGTCTCAAGGTTTTCGACGAAGCTTTCGGGGGAATATTTCCGCAAAATCTCCGTCGCTCTCATCAGCCCCCGCTCCGTTTTCCTCGTCGGAAACGCGATCGTCCTCGTCTTGTTTTTCAAGTCCGGGCGATTTTCGGGCAACGATTTCTACGACGAGTACGTCGAGAAATGTCGGAAGAATGAGGGTTTTCATGATTACAAAGCAATTCCTACGAAGATGTGTAGGAGCAGCTCCGACAAGTTGGTGGTGCATGGTGGCCCCGAGCTGAGGCGGAGCATGACGGAGGACTGCCGGCGCCGGCGCAAGGCGGAGGAGATGAGCAGCGAAGAGTTCCGGCGGACGGTGGAGGCGTTCATCGCCAGGCAGCAGAGGTTTTTGAGGGAAGAAGATTGA